Proteins from a genomic interval of Diceros bicornis minor isolate mBicDic1 chromosome 34, mDicBic1.mat.cur, whole genome shotgun sequence:
- the RPS11 gene encoding small ribosomal subunit protein uS17 gives MADIQTERAYQKQPTIFQNKKRVLLGETGKEKLPRYYKNIGLGFKTPKEAIEGTYIDKKCPFTGNVSIRGRILSGVVTKMKMQRTIVIRRDYLHYIRKYNRFEKRHKNMSVHLSPCFRDVQIGDIVTVGECRPLSKTVRFNVLKVTKAAGTKKQFQKF, from the exons ATGGCGGACATTCAG ACGGAGCGCGCCTACCAGAAGCAGCCGACCATCTTTCAAAATAAGAAGAGGGTCCTGCTGGGAGAAACGGGCAAGGAGAAGCTCCCGCGGTACTACAAGAACATCGGTCTGGGCTTCAAGACGCCCAAGGAG GCCATCGAGGGCACCTACATTGACAAGAAATGCCCCTTTACCGGTAACGTCTCCATCCGAGGGCGGATCCTGTCCG GTGTGGTGACCAAGATGAAGATGCAGAGGACCATCGTCATCCGCCGAGACTACCTCCACTACATCCGGAAGTACAACCGCTTCGAGAAGCGCCACAAGAACATGTCCGTGCACCTGTCCCCCTGCTTCAG GGACGTCCAGATCGGCGACATTGTCACAGTGGGCGAGTGCCGGCCCCTGAGCAAGACCGTGCGCTTCAACGTGCTCAAGGTCACCAAGGCCGCCGGCACCAAGAAGCAATTCCAGAAGTTCTGA
- the FLT3LG gene encoding fms-related tyrosine kinase 3 ligand isoform X2 gives MRTFHCNWGSRRKPVGVGGGNLATSRGRGRGGEVEGRTRKGLGCGGLRLAVLSLPRSSHRHEGPPAEMIVLAPAWSPTSSLLLLLLLSPGLRGTPDCSFSHSPISSTFTATIRKLSDYLLQDYPVTVASNLQDDELCGAFWRLVLAQRWMGQLKTVAGSKMQNLLEDVNTEILFVTLCAFQDTSQQLLALKPWITRRNFSRCLELQCQPDSSTLLPPRSPGALGATALPARQAPLLLLLLLLLPVALLLLAAAWRLHWGRRRRRTPRRGERRTLRPRESSHLPEDTEPELGGSQLETGPFPSRAAPLSRSPGWRQHQHPVPAPAPPAPLCTKPSSPGNCI, from the exons ATGAGGACCTTTCACTGTAACTGGGGCTCACGCAGGAAGCCCGTGGGAGTAGGAGGCGGAAACCTAGCCACATCAAGGGGCCGAGGCAGGGGCGGGGAGGTGGAGGGGCGGACGAGGAAGGGCCTGGGGTGTGGGGGTCTGAGACTTGCTGTTCTGTCCCTTCCAAGATCCAGCCACAGGCATGAGGGGCCCCCGGCCGAGATGATAGTGCTGGCGCCAGCCTGGAGCCCAACT AgctccctgctgctgctgctgctgctcagcCCCGGCCTCCGCGGGACCCCCGACTGTTCCTTCAGCCACAGCCCCATCTCTTCCACCTTCACTGCCACCATCCGCAAGCTG TCCGACTACCTGCTTCAAGATTACCCAGTCACGGTCGCCTCCAACCTGCAAGAC GACGAGCTCTGTGGGGCGTTCTGGCGCCTAGTCCTGGCCCAGCGCTGGATGGGACAGCTCAAGACCGTGGCTGGGTCCAAGATGCAAAACCTTCTGGAGGATGTCAACACCGAGATACTCTTTGTCACCTTATGTGCCTTCCAG GACACCTCGCAGCAGCTGCTGGCCCTGAAACCCTGGATCACCCGCCGGAATTTCTCCCGGTGCCTGGAGCTGCAGTGTCAGCCGG aCTCCTCCACCCTGCTGCCCCCGAGGAGTCCCGGGGCCTTGGGGGCCACAGCCCTGCCGGCCCGtcaggcccctctgctgctcctTTTGCTGCTCCTGCTGCCCGTGGCCCTCCTGCTGCTGGCCGCTGCCTGGCGCCTgcactggggaaggaggaggcggAGGACGCCCCGCCGCGGGGAGCGG aggacactgaggcccagagagagcagTCACCTGCCAGAGGACACAGAGCCGGAGCTCGGAGGAAGTCAGCTAGAGACTGGTCCCTTCCCCAGCCGTGctgcccctctctctcgctctccaGGATGGAGGCAACACCAGCATCCAGTCCcggccccagccccacctgccccTCTCTGTACAAAGCCCTCATCCCCGGGAAATTGTATATAA
- the RPL13A gene encoding large ribosomal subunit protein uL13 isoform X1 has translation MAEGQQVLVLDGRGHLLGRLAAIVAKQVLLGRKVVVVRCEGINISGNFYRNKLKYLAFLRKRMNTNPSRGPYHFRAPSRIFWRTVRGMLPHKTKRGQAALDRLKVFDGIPPPYDKKKRMVVPAALKVVRLKPTRKFAYLGRLAHEVGWKYQAVTATLEEKRKEKAKIHYRKKKQLMRLRKQAEKNVEKKIDRYTEVLKTHGLLV, from the exons ATGGCGGAGGGGCAG CAGGTCCTGGTGCTCGATGGCCGAGGCCATCTCCTGGGCCGCCTGGCGGCCATCGTGGCCAAGCAGGTGCTGCTGG gCCGGAAAGTGGTGGTTGTGCGCTGTGAGGGCATCAATATTTCTGGCAATTTCTACAGAAACAAGT tgaAGTACCTGGCCTTCCTGCGCAAGAGGATGAACACTAACCCATCCCGTGGCCCCTACCACTTCCGAGCCCCCAGCCGCATCTTCTGGCGGACGGTGCGAG GCATGCTGCCCCACAAGACCAAGCGAGGCCAGGCTGCCCTGGACCGCCTCAAGGTGTTTGACGGGATCCCCCCACCCTATGACAAG AAAAAGCGGATGGTGGTTCCTGCTGCCCTGAAGGTCGTGCGTCTGAAGCCCACGCGAAAG TTTGCCTACCTGGGGCGTCTGGCTCATGAGGTCGGCTGGAAGTACCAGGCGGTTACAGCGACtctggaggagaagaggaaggagaaggccaAGATCCATTACCGGAAGAAAAAACAGCTCAtg AGGCTACGGAAACAGGCTGAAAAGAACGTGGAGAAGAAAATTGACAGATACACAGAGGTTCTCAAGACCCACGGACTCCTGGTCTGA
- the FLT3LG gene encoding fms-related tyrosine kinase 3 ligand isoform X3, with amino-acid sequence MIVLAPAWSPTSSLLLLLLLSPGLRGTPDCSFSHSPISSTFTATIRKLSDYLLQDYPVTVASNLQDDELCGAFWRLVLAQRWMGQLKTVAGSKMQNLLEDVNTEILFVTLCAFQPLPSCLRFVQTNISHLLQDTSQQLLALKPWITRRNFSRCLELQCQPDSSTLLPPRSPGALGATALPARQAPLLLLLLLLLPVALLLLAAAWRLHWGRRRRRTPRRGERRTLRPRESSHLPEDTEPELGGSQLETGPFPSRAAPLSRSPGWRQHQHPVPAPAPPAPLCTKPSSPGNCI; translated from the exons ATGATAGTGCTGGCGCCAGCCTGGAGCCCAACT AgctccctgctgctgctgctgctgctcagcCCCGGCCTCCGCGGGACCCCCGACTGTTCCTTCAGCCACAGCCCCATCTCTTCCACCTTCACTGCCACCATCCGCAAGCTG TCCGACTACCTGCTTCAAGATTACCCAGTCACGGTCGCCTCCAACCTGCAAGAC GACGAGCTCTGTGGGGCGTTCTGGCGCCTAGTCCTGGCCCAGCGCTGGATGGGACAGCTCAAGACCGTGGCTGGGTCCAAGATGCAAAACCTTCTGGAGGATGTCAACACCGAGATACTCTTTGTCACCTTATGTGCCTTCCAG cccctccccagctgTCTTCGCTTCGTCCAGACCAACATCTCCCACCTCCTGCAGGACACCTCGCAGCAGCTGCTGGCCCTGAAACCCTGGATCACCCGCCGGAATTTCTCCCGGTGCCTGGAGCTGCAGTGTCAGCCGG aCTCCTCCACCCTGCTGCCCCCGAGGAGTCCCGGGGCCTTGGGGGCCACAGCCCTGCCGGCCCGtcaggcccctctgctgctcctTTTGCTGCTCCTGCTGCCCGTGGCCCTCCTGCTGCTGGCCGCTGCCTGGCGCCTgcactggggaaggaggaggcggAGGACGCCCCGCCGCGGGGAGCGG aggacactgaggcccagagagagcagTCACCTGCCAGAGGACACAGAGCCGGAGCTCGGAGGAAGTCAGCTAGAGACTGGTCCCTTCCCCAGCCGTGctgcccctctctctcgctctccaGGATGGAGGCAACACCAGCATCCAGTCCcggccccagccccacctgccccTCTCTGTACAAAGCCCTCATCCCCGGGAAATTGTATATAA
- the FLT3LG gene encoding fms-related tyrosine kinase 3 ligand isoform X4, with the protein MRTFHCNWGSRRKPVGVGGGNLATSRGRGRGGEVEGRTRKGLGCGGLRLAVLSLPRSSHRHEGPPAEMIVLAPAWSPTSSLLLLLLLSPGLRGTPDCSFSHSPISSTFTATIRKLSDYLLQDYPVTVASNLQDDELCGAFWRLVLAQRWMGQLKTVAGSKMQNLLEDVNTEILFVTLCAFQPLPSCLRFVQTNISHLLQDTSQQLLALKPWITRRNFSRCLELQCQPDSSTLLPPRSPGALGATALPARQAPLLLLLLLLLPVALLLLAAAWRLHWGRRRRRTPRRGERGPRVPPTPSPQDVLPLRLVEH; encoded by the exons ATGAGGACCTTTCACTGTAACTGGGGCTCACGCAGGAAGCCCGTGGGAGTAGGAGGCGGAAACCTAGCCACATCAAGGGGCCGAGGCAGGGGCGGGGAGGTGGAGGGGCGGACGAGGAAGGGCCTGGGGTGTGGGGGTCTGAGACTTGCTGTTCTGTCCCTTCCAAGATCCAGCCACAGGCATGAGGGGCCCCCGGCCGAGATGATAGTGCTGGCGCCAGCCTGGAGCCCAACT AgctccctgctgctgctgctgctgctcagcCCCGGCCTCCGCGGGACCCCCGACTGTTCCTTCAGCCACAGCCCCATCTCTTCCACCTTCACTGCCACCATCCGCAAGCTG TCCGACTACCTGCTTCAAGATTACCCAGTCACGGTCGCCTCCAACCTGCAAGAC GACGAGCTCTGTGGGGCGTTCTGGCGCCTAGTCCTGGCCCAGCGCTGGATGGGACAGCTCAAGACCGTGGCTGGGTCCAAGATGCAAAACCTTCTGGAGGATGTCAACACCGAGATACTCTTTGTCACCTTATGTGCCTTCCAG cccctccccagctgTCTTCGCTTCGTCCAGACCAACATCTCCCACCTCCTGCAGGACACCTCGCAGCAGCTGCTGGCCCTGAAACCCTGGATCACCCGCCGGAATTTCTCCCGGTGCCTGGAGCTGCAGTGTCAGCCGG aCTCCTCCACCCTGCTGCCCCCGAGGAGTCCCGGGGCCTTGGGGGCCACAGCCCTGCCGGCCCGtcaggcccctctgctgctcctTTTGCTGCTCCTGCTGCCCGTGGCCCTCCTGCTGCTGGCCGCTGCCTGGCGCCTgcactggggaaggaggaggcggAGGACGCCCCGCCGCGGGGAGCGG GGGCCAcgggtgccccccacccccagtccccaGGACGTGCTGCCTCTGCGGCTCGTGGAGCACTGA
- the RPL13A gene encoding large ribosomal subunit protein uL13 isoform X2, with translation MAEGQVLVLDGRGHLLGRLAAIVAKQVLLGRKVVVVRCEGINISGNFYRNKLKYLAFLRKRMNTNPSRGPYHFRAPSRIFWRTVRGMLPHKTKRGQAALDRLKVFDGIPPPYDKKKRMVVPAALKVVRLKPTRKFAYLGRLAHEVGWKYQAVTATLEEKRKEKAKIHYRKKKQLMRLRKQAEKNVEKKIDRYTEVLKTHGLLV, from the exons ATGGCGGAGGGGCAG GTCCTGGTGCTCGATGGCCGAGGCCATCTCCTGGGCCGCCTGGCGGCCATCGTGGCCAAGCAGGTGCTGCTGG gCCGGAAAGTGGTGGTTGTGCGCTGTGAGGGCATCAATATTTCTGGCAATTTCTACAGAAACAAGT tgaAGTACCTGGCCTTCCTGCGCAAGAGGATGAACACTAACCCATCCCGTGGCCCCTACCACTTCCGAGCCCCCAGCCGCATCTTCTGGCGGACGGTGCGAG GCATGCTGCCCCACAAGACCAAGCGAGGCCAGGCTGCCCTGGACCGCCTCAAGGTGTTTGACGGGATCCCCCCACCCTATGACAAG AAAAAGCGGATGGTGGTTCCTGCTGCCCTGAAGGTCGTGCGTCTGAAGCCCACGCGAAAG TTTGCCTACCTGGGGCGTCTGGCTCATGAGGTCGGCTGGAAGTACCAGGCGGTTACAGCGACtctggaggagaagaggaaggagaaggccaAGATCCATTACCGGAAGAAAAAACAGCTCAtg AGGCTACGGAAACAGGCTGAAAAGAACGTGGAGAAGAAAATTGACAGATACACAGAGGTTCTCAAGACCCACGGACTCCTGGTCTGA
- the FLT3LG gene encoding fms-related tyrosine kinase 3 ligand isoform X1, which translates to MRTFHCNWGSRRKPVGVGGGNLATSRGRGRGGEVEGRTRKGLGCGGLRLAVLSLPRSSHRHEGPPAEMIVLAPAWSPTSSLLLLLLLSPGLRGTPDCSFSHSPISSTFTATIRKLSDYLLQDYPVTVASNLQDDELCGAFWRLVLAQRWMGQLKTVAGSKMQNLLEDVNTEILFVTLCAFQPLPSCLRFVQTNISHLLQDTSQQLLALKPWITRRNFSRCLELQCQPDSSTLLPPRSPGALGATALPARQAPLLLLLLLLLPVALLLLAAAWRLHWGRRRRRTPRRGERRTLRPRESSHLPEDTEPELGGSQLETGPFPSRAAPLSRSPGWRQHQHPVPAPAPPAPLCTKPSSPGNCI; encoded by the exons ATGAGGACCTTTCACTGTAACTGGGGCTCACGCAGGAAGCCCGTGGGAGTAGGAGGCGGAAACCTAGCCACATCAAGGGGCCGAGGCAGGGGCGGGGAGGTGGAGGGGCGGACGAGGAAGGGCCTGGGGTGTGGGGGTCTGAGACTTGCTGTTCTGTCCCTTCCAAGATCCAGCCACAGGCATGAGGGGCCCCCGGCCGAGATGATAGTGCTGGCGCCAGCCTGGAGCCCAACT AgctccctgctgctgctgctgctgctcagcCCCGGCCTCCGCGGGACCCCCGACTGTTCCTTCAGCCACAGCCCCATCTCTTCCACCTTCACTGCCACCATCCGCAAGCTG TCCGACTACCTGCTTCAAGATTACCCAGTCACGGTCGCCTCCAACCTGCAAGAC GACGAGCTCTGTGGGGCGTTCTGGCGCCTAGTCCTGGCCCAGCGCTGGATGGGACAGCTCAAGACCGTGGCTGGGTCCAAGATGCAAAACCTTCTGGAGGATGTCAACACCGAGATACTCTTTGTCACCTTATGTGCCTTCCAG cccctccccagctgTCTTCGCTTCGTCCAGACCAACATCTCCCACCTCCTGCAGGACACCTCGCAGCAGCTGCTGGCCCTGAAACCCTGGATCACCCGCCGGAATTTCTCCCGGTGCCTGGAGCTGCAGTGTCAGCCGG aCTCCTCCACCCTGCTGCCCCCGAGGAGTCCCGGGGCCTTGGGGGCCACAGCCCTGCCGGCCCGtcaggcccctctgctgctcctTTTGCTGCTCCTGCTGCCCGTGGCCCTCCTGCTGCTGGCCGCTGCCTGGCGCCTgcactggggaaggaggaggcggAGGACGCCCCGCCGCGGGGAGCGG aggacactgaggcccagagagagcagTCACCTGCCAGAGGACACAGAGCCGGAGCTCGGAGGAAGTCAGCTAGAGACTGGTCCCTTCCCCAGCCGTGctgcccctctctctcgctctccaGGATGGAGGCAACACCAGCATCCAGTCCcggccccagccccacctgccccTCTCTGTACAAAGCCCTCATCCCCGGGAAATTGTATATAA